Proteins encoded together in one Bombus vancouverensis nearcticus chromosome 14, iyBomVanc1_principal, whole genome shotgun sequence window:
- the LOC117154896 gene encoding uncharacterized protein LOC117154896 isoform X2, with the protein MLLESRGLSGRKRNGLTLSSFGGGGGGGSGGGGCGGGGGGGGGGGGCGAGSEEDDEESRHLFLGRKMQTEGAAASAVSTGLSPGCTRDDGDESSSPSPNSSLLNNLNNNCNSNRQCATDFSIAAIMARDSRQQQQQQQQQQQQTQQQSQTSPLQQQQQQQQSVQQQTQPQLQQPHHNRQLQQQAVGGGKLHQHEREPSVSGVVRGAPPIQEAIVAEDDPETDDAGSTSGKAASPVNPLLQERSNCEELRHVVCHLETKDLWDKFNELGTEMIITKTGRRMFPTCRVSFNGLKADSRYAVLMDIVPVDNKRYRYAYHRSSWLVAGKADPPAPARLYVHPDSPFTGEQLRKQVVSFEKVKLTNNDMDRHGHLVLNSMHKYQPRIHLVKRPESGTSKPITDLEKEPHKTFIFPEAIFTAVTAYQNQLITKLKIDSNPFAKGFRDSSRLTDFERETMESMLAEQQSLRFPHRLPFEMDQLQAGAVGNLSLEEKALWAARSQMLLRAAAAVAVSPYAQLVGPAALVYPGASSAGTSHQQQQQQQHQQQQQQQQLGHLWWASSIGPTLFAAAHHQQQQQQQQQQQQLAGSSTQSPSTGPAAPRPLYPSALALAHHRFSPYHVATAPKSSTPVGPSLSPSPSRRATPSPTDSLGRDAQDMSPS; encoded by the exons ATGTTGCTGGAGTCGCGAGGTCTCAGCGGCAGGAAGAGAAACGGATTGACGCTGTCTTCGTTCGGTGGTGGAGGTGGCGGTGGCAGTGGCGGTGGCGGCTGCGGCGGTGGAGGCGGaggcggaggaggaggaggcGGCTGCGGTGCCGGCAGCGAGGAGGACGACGAGGAATCTCGACATCTGTTTCTTGGAAGAAAAATGCAGACCGAGGGTGCCGCCGCCTCCGCGGTTTCCACCGGTTTGTCACCCGGCTGCACGCGCGACGACGGCGACGAGAGTTCCAGCCCTTCGCCGAACAGCAGCCTCTTGAACAATCTCAACAACAACTGCAACTCGAATCGCCAATGCGCCACCGACTTTAGCATCGCGGCCATCATGGCCCGAGATTCtaggcagcagcagcagcagcaacaacagcagcagcaacagacGCAACAGCAATCGCAGACCTCGCCAttgcagcagcagcagcagcaacagcaatcGGTTCAGCAACAAACTCAGCCTCAGCTGCAACAACCTCATCATAATCGGCAGTTGCAGCAACAGGCCGTCGGCGGAGGGAAATTGCATCAACACG AAAGGGAACCGAGCGTTTCTGGAGTGGTCCGCGGCGCTCCACCGATTCAGGAGGCGATCGTCGCGGAAGACGATCCAGAGACGGACGACGCCGGAAGCACCAGCGGCAAAGCAGCTTCACCCGTGAATCCTCTTCTTCAGGAACGGTCCAACTGCGAAGAGCTTAGGCACGTGGTGTGTCACCTCGAGACGAAAGACTTATGGGATAAATTCAACGAACTAGGCACCGAGATGATCATCACGAAAACTGGCAG GAGAATGTTTCCAACGTGCAGAGTGTCGTTCAACGGATTGAAGGCGGATAGTCGATACGCGGTTCTGATGGACATCGTTCCTGTGGATAACAAGAGGTATCGATACGCGTATCACAGGAGCTCTTGGCTGGTAGCTGGGAAGGCCGATCCTCCGGCGCCCGCTCGTCTCTACGTGCACCCGGACTCACCTTTTACGGGCGAGCAGCTTCGAAAGCAAGTCGTCTCGTTCGAAAAAGTGAAGCTTACCAACAACGACATGGATAGGCACGGCCAC CTGGTGTTGAACTCGATGCACAAATATCAACCGAGGATTCACCTGGTGAAGCGACCGGAGTCGGGTACCTCCAAGCCGATAACAGACCTCGAAAAGGAACCTCACAAGACCTTCATATTCCCAGAGGCGATATTCACCGCTGTCACCGCCTATCAGAATCAACTC ATCACGAAGCTCAAGATCGACAGCAATCCGTTCGCTAAGGGGTTTCGGGACTCGTCTCGTCTGACCGATTTCGAGAG GGAGACGATGGAGTCGATGCTGGCCGAGCAGCAATCGCTGAGGTTTCCCCATCGGCTTCCGTTCGAGATGGATCAACTTCAGGCCGGAGCGGTGGGTAACCTCAGCCTGGAGGAGAAGGCGCTGTGGGCGGCGCGGTCGCAGATGCTGCTTCGGGCCGCGGCGGCGGTCGCGGTCAGCCCGTACGCTCAGCTGGTCGGGCCCGCGGCTCTCGTCTACCCCGGCGCCTCGTCCGCCGGCACCAGCcatcagcagcaacagcagcagcaacaccagcagcaacaacagcagcaacagctcGGCCATCTGTGGTGGGCTTCGTCGATCGGGCCGACGCTGTTCGCGGCCGCGCATCaccagcaacagcagcagcaacaacaacaacagcagcagttGGCAGGGTCCAGCACGCAGAGTCCGAGCACGGGGCCAGCGGCACCTCGGCCTCTCTACCCATCGGCCTTGGCTCTGGCGCACCATCGTTTCTCTCCGTACCACGTGGCCACCGCCCCCAAATCCTCCACCCCGGTCGGGCCATCGCTCTCTCCCTCGCCCTCGCGAAGAGCGACACCTTCTCCGACAGACAGTCTCGGAAGAGACGCCCAGGATATGTCGCCGTCGTAG
- the LOC117154896 gene encoding uncharacterized protein LOC117154896 isoform X1: MLLESRGLSGRKRNGLTLSSFGGGGGGGSGGGGCGGGGGGGGGGGGCGAGSEEDDEESRHLFLGRKMQTEGAAASAVSTGLSPGCTRDDGDESSSPSPNSSLLNNLNNNCNSNRQCATDFSIAAIMARDSRQQQQQQQQQQQQTQQQSQTSPLQQQQQQQQSVQQQTQPQLQQPHHNRQLQQQAVGGGKLHQHEREPSVSGVVRGAPPIQEAIVAEDDPETDDAGSTSGKAASPVNPLLQERSNCEELRHVVCHLETKDLWDKFNELGTEMIITKTGRRMFPTCRVSFNGLKADSRYAVLMDIVPVDNKRYRYAYHRSSWLVAGKADPPAPARLYVHPDSPFTGEQLRKQVVSFEKVKLTNNDMDRHGHLVLNSMHKYQPRIHLVKRPESGTSKPITDLEKEPHKTFIFPEAIFTAVTAYQNQLITKLKIDSNPFAKGFRDSSRLTDFESFPFRETMESMLAEQQSLRFPHRLPFEMDQLQAGAVGNLSLEEKALWAARSQMLLRAAAAVAVSPYAQLVGPAALVYPGASSAGTSHQQQQQQQHQQQQQQQQLGHLWWASSIGPTLFAAAHHQQQQQQQQQQQQLAGSSTQSPSTGPAAPRPLYPSALALAHHRFSPYHVATAPKSSTPVGPSLSPSPSRRATPSPTDSLGRDAQDMSPS, translated from the exons ATGTTGCTGGAGTCGCGAGGTCTCAGCGGCAGGAAGAGAAACGGATTGACGCTGTCTTCGTTCGGTGGTGGAGGTGGCGGTGGCAGTGGCGGTGGCGGCTGCGGCGGTGGAGGCGGaggcggaggaggaggaggcGGCTGCGGTGCCGGCAGCGAGGAGGACGACGAGGAATCTCGACATCTGTTTCTTGGAAGAAAAATGCAGACCGAGGGTGCCGCCGCCTCCGCGGTTTCCACCGGTTTGTCACCCGGCTGCACGCGCGACGACGGCGACGAGAGTTCCAGCCCTTCGCCGAACAGCAGCCTCTTGAACAATCTCAACAACAACTGCAACTCGAATCGCCAATGCGCCACCGACTTTAGCATCGCGGCCATCATGGCCCGAGATTCtaggcagcagcagcagcagcaacaacagcagcagcaacagacGCAACAGCAATCGCAGACCTCGCCAttgcagcagcagcagcagcaacagcaatcGGTTCAGCAACAAACTCAGCCTCAGCTGCAACAACCTCATCATAATCGGCAGTTGCAGCAACAGGCCGTCGGCGGAGGGAAATTGCATCAACACG AAAGGGAACCGAGCGTTTCTGGAGTGGTCCGCGGCGCTCCACCGATTCAGGAGGCGATCGTCGCGGAAGACGATCCAGAGACGGACGACGCCGGAAGCACCAGCGGCAAAGCAGCTTCACCCGTGAATCCTCTTCTTCAGGAACGGTCCAACTGCGAAGAGCTTAGGCACGTGGTGTGTCACCTCGAGACGAAAGACTTATGGGATAAATTCAACGAACTAGGCACCGAGATGATCATCACGAAAACTGGCAG GAGAATGTTTCCAACGTGCAGAGTGTCGTTCAACGGATTGAAGGCGGATAGTCGATACGCGGTTCTGATGGACATCGTTCCTGTGGATAACAAGAGGTATCGATACGCGTATCACAGGAGCTCTTGGCTGGTAGCTGGGAAGGCCGATCCTCCGGCGCCCGCTCGTCTCTACGTGCACCCGGACTCACCTTTTACGGGCGAGCAGCTTCGAAAGCAAGTCGTCTCGTTCGAAAAAGTGAAGCTTACCAACAACGACATGGATAGGCACGGCCAC CTGGTGTTGAACTCGATGCACAAATATCAACCGAGGATTCACCTGGTGAAGCGACCGGAGTCGGGTACCTCCAAGCCGATAACAGACCTCGAAAAGGAACCTCACAAGACCTTCATATTCCCAGAGGCGATATTCACCGCTGTCACCGCCTATCAGAATCAACTC ATCACGAAGCTCAAGATCGACAGCAATCCGTTCGCTAAGGGGTTTCGGGACTCGTCTCGTCTGACCGATTTCGAGAG CTTCCCTTTCAGGGAGACGATGGAGTCGATGCTGGCCGAGCAGCAATCGCTGAGGTTTCCCCATCGGCTTCCGTTCGAGATGGATCAACTTCAGGCCGGAGCGGTGGGTAACCTCAGCCTGGAGGAGAAGGCGCTGTGGGCGGCGCGGTCGCAGATGCTGCTTCGGGCCGCGGCGGCGGTCGCGGTCAGCCCGTACGCTCAGCTGGTCGGGCCCGCGGCTCTCGTCTACCCCGGCGCCTCGTCCGCCGGCACCAGCcatcagcagcaacagcagcagcaacaccagcagcaacaacagcagcaacagctcGGCCATCTGTGGTGGGCTTCGTCGATCGGGCCGACGCTGTTCGCGGCCGCGCATCaccagcaacagcagcagcaacaacaacaacagcagcagttGGCAGGGTCCAGCACGCAGAGTCCGAGCACGGGGCCAGCGGCACCTCGGCCTCTCTACCCATCGGCCTTGGCTCTGGCGCACCATCGTTTCTCTCCGTACCACGTGGCCACCGCCCCCAAATCCTCCACCCCGGTCGGGCCATCGCTCTCTCCCTCGCCCTCGCGAAGAGCGACACCTTCTCCGACAGACAGTCTCGGAAGAGACGCCCAGGATATGTCGCCGTCGTAG